A window of Leptolyngbya sp. FACHB-261 genomic DNA:
CGTTGTACTTGGTTAACTGAGGTGTGAGGCAGAGCTTGAAAGGTTTGCTGAGAGGACTCACTCTGGGAGGTAGACTGATGGGCTCTATGCAACGTCATACTCGCAGCCTCACTTATCGGATAATTGGCATCCAGCTTTTTTGTGTCTGATTACTGAGACCCATAAAATCGTCAAAGTAATCATCAACCTAGACTACAACTATCTGCAATTGTCTTTGTGGGCATCTGCTTAACCTGACACCTGAAAAACTACAGACAGATTATTGGCTGGCATTGCAACGGTTTTAACCAGCACAAGCTTGTGAGCTTGGGCAGCAGCCACAACATCTTCTAAATCCCGTACGCCCCACTCTGGGTTCCGGCTCCGCAAATTCTCGTCAAACCCGGCATTACTAGGTGCAGTATGCCTGCCACCCTGCTTAAAAGGACCGTACAAGTAGAGAATGCCACCGATTGGCAGAATCCGCCCTGCTCCTGCCATTAACCCTAGGCAAGCTGACCAAGGCGCGATGTGAATCATATTAATGTTGACAATTGCCGTAATCGGGTCCCGTTCGAAGTCCAACATTTGCAATGGCCCAGATGGCTTCTCTTCAACCACCCAAACTGGGTCACAAACATTCAGCGCAACCGGCGGGTGCAGGTTAGTCGCGGAGGAGCGTTCTTGCCAAGCAGCAATACTGGCTCGGGCTACTGGATCAGGATCCGAGGGAATCCACTTCCGAGGTTGCAACCGAGGTGCAAAGAAGACAGCATGTTCACCAGTGCCACTGGAGATTTCTAGCACAGTTCCAGTAGGCGGTAGAACCTGTAAAAGTACCTCTAGAATCGGCTCTTGATTGCGCTGGGTAGCCGGGGCATATTGTCGGGCATCGGGAGATCCATGCATTTGAATTCTGTAGTTCCAGTCGGGACCCCATCATTTTCAACCAGGATCAACTCCCTCCAACAAGCGAGAGCGAGTGATAAAGCGTTCGCCATTCGGTCCATCTAGGGAAAAATCGCTGCCGCCTGGACCTGGGGCAACATCAATAATCAGCTGTGTGTGTTTCCAATACTCATATTGCGCTGCATGCATGTAGAAGGGACATCCCCCAATTTGACCAAGCAAAATATCTCGCTCCCCAACCTTCAATTCGCCATCGGGATAGCACATGGGAGCACTGCCATCACAACAGCCGCCCGACTGGTGAAACATCAGCGGACCGTGTTGGGATTTGAGCAGATCGATCAGAGCCAGAGCAGTCTCAGTAGCAACAACTTGGGCAGTTTTGATAGGAGCCATTCGTACCTCCTGCGGACCATTCAGAGTTCAATAGAGATTGCAGGGGCGGTACTTGCCCCTGCAAATTTCAACTATCAATTGCTGTCGAGATGGGGCTATTAACTAAAAGAAGCCAAGCGCTT
This region includes:
- a CDS encoding DUF938 domain-containing protein, yielding MHGSPDARQYAPATQRNQEPILEVLLQVLPPTGTVLEISSGTGEHAVFFAPRLQPRKWIPSDPDPVARASIAAWQERSSATNLHPPVALNVCDPVWVVEEKPSGPLQMLDFERDPITAIVNINMIHIAPWSACLGLMAGAGRILPIGGILYLYGPFKQGGRHTAPSNAGFDENLRSRNPEWGVRDLEDVVAAAQAHKLVLVKTVAMPANNLSVVFQVSG
- a CDS encoding DUF779 domain-containing protein; this translates as MAPIKTAQVVATETALALIDLLKSQHGPLMFHQSGGCCDGSAPMCYPDGELKVGERDILLGQIGGCPFYMHAAQYEYWKHTQLIIDVAPGPGGSDFSLDGPNGERFITRSRLLEGVDPG